A genomic stretch from Hemicordylus capensis ecotype Gifberg chromosome 5, rHemCap1.1.pri, whole genome shotgun sequence includes:
- the LOC128326903 gene encoding uncharacterized protein LOC128326903 isoform X2 — translation MLELVAAFHPSNKLQSNTASLYPETRERKTGKKMRVSTVTTLAVLSVQFLSLTQADERLARKRLVAEEVPAASAKASKILDLSHAEGRGVGVRRQPSTRLQKETVEDVREGGGILRKVVSKPQLGTNKQKAGSKKQAPRLSPPKSKSQGLQHHLKGHGKFNTETYSCPGIQSKACKKPSDCDGCLGLYTCKLPRGKCDLKAVSRKTGTT, via the exons ATGCTGGAGCTGGTGGCTGCTTTTCATCCTTCCAACAAGCTCCAGAGCAACACAGCATCTCTTTACCCAGAGACCCGAGAGAGGAAAACAGGCAAAAAGATGAGGGTTTCTACGGTGACCACCCTTGCTGTGCTTTCAGTGCAGTTCCTTTCCTTGACACAAGCTGATGAGAGGTTAGCTAGGAAAAGGCTGGTTGCTGAAGAGGTCCCAGCTGCATCTGCGAAAGCCAGCAAGATCCTTGACCTATCGCATGCAgaaggcaggggggtgggggtgaggaggcagcCTTCCACCAGGTTGCAGAAGGAGACGGTGGAAGATGtcagagagggtggtggaatcCTCCGCAAAGTGGTGAGCAAACCCCAGTTGGGAACCAATAAGCAGAAAGCCGGCAGCAAGAAACAGGCTCCTCGGCTCTCCCCTCCCAAGAGCAAAAGCCAAGGGCTTCAGCACCACCTGAAAGGCCACGGGAAGTTTAATACCGAAACA TATTCCTGCCCTGGAATCCAGTCAAAGGCTTGCAAGAAACCTTCAGACTGTGATGGCTGCTTGGGTCTGTACACCTGCAAGCTGCCAAGGGGAAAGTGTGACTTGAAAGCAGTTTCCCGGAAAACAGGTACCACGTAA
- the LOC128326903 gene encoding uncharacterized protein LOC128326903 isoform X3 produces the protein MLELVAAFHPSNKLQSNTASLYPETRERKTGKKMRVSTVTTLAVLSVQFLSLTQADERLARKRLVAEEVPAASAKASKILDLSHAEGRGVGVRRQPSTRLQKETVEDVREGGGILRKVVSKPQLGTNKQKAGSKKQAPRLSPPKSKSQGLQHHLKGHGKFNTETVVSPRVSRQDSITWILSAW, from the exons ATGCTGGAGCTGGTGGCTGCTTTTCATCCTTCCAACAAGCTCCAGAGCAACACAGCATCTCTTTACCCAGAGACCCGAGAGAGGAAAACAGGCAAAAAGATGAGGGTTTCTACGGTGACCACCCTTGCTGTGCTTTCAGTGCAGTTCCTTTCCTTGACACAAGCTGATGAGAGGTTAGCTAGGAAAAGGCTGGTTGCTGAAGAGGTCCCAGCTGCATCTGCGAAAGCCAGCAAGATCCTTGACCTATCGCATGCAgaaggcaggggggtgggggtgaggaggcagcCTTCCACCAGGTTGCAGAAGGAGACGGTGGAAGATGtcagagagggtggtggaatcCTCCGCAAAGTGGTGAGCAAACCCCAGTTGGGAACCAATAAGCAGAAAGCCGGCAGCAAGAAACAGGCTCCTCGGCTCTCCCCTCCCAAGAGCAAAAGCCAAGGGCTTCAGCACCACCTGAAAGGCCACGGGAAGTTTAATACCGAAACA GTGGTTTCTCCCAGAGTATCCAGACAAGATAGCATCACTTGGATCTTGTCCGCCTGGTAG
- the LOC128326903 gene encoding uncharacterized protein LOC128326903 isoform X1 — protein sequence MLELVAAFHPSNKLQSNTASLYPETRERKTGKKMRVSTVTTLAVLSVQFLSLTQADERLARKRLVAEEVPAASAKASKILDLSHAEGRGVGVRRQPSTRLQKETVEDVREGGGILRKVVSKPQLGTNKQKAGSKKQAPRLSPPKSKSQGLQHHLKGHGKFNTETYSCPGIQSKACKKPSDCDGCLGLYTCKLPRGKCDLKAVSRKTGGFSQSIQTR from the exons ATGCTGGAGCTGGTGGCTGCTTTTCATCCTTCCAACAAGCTCCAGAGCAACACAGCATCTCTTTACCCAGAGACCCGAGAGAGGAAAACAGGCAAAAAGATGAGGGTTTCTACGGTGACCACCCTTGCTGTGCTTTCAGTGCAGTTCCTTTCCTTGACACAAGCTGATGAGAGGTTAGCTAGGAAAAGGCTGGTTGCTGAAGAGGTCCCAGCTGCATCTGCGAAAGCCAGCAAGATCCTTGACCTATCGCATGCAgaaggcaggggggtgggggtgaggaggcagcCTTCCACCAGGTTGCAGAAGGAGACGGTGGAAGATGtcagagagggtggtggaatcCTCCGCAAAGTGGTGAGCAAACCCCAGTTGGGAACCAATAAGCAGAAAGCCGGCAGCAAGAAACAGGCTCCTCGGCTCTCCCCTCCCAAGAGCAAAAGCCAAGGGCTTCAGCACCACCTGAAAGGCCACGGGAAGTTTAATACCGAAACA TATTCCTGCCCTGGAATCCAGTCAAAGGCTTGCAAGAAACCTTCAGACTGTGATGGCTGCTTGGGTCTGTACACCTGCAAGCTGCCAAGGGGAAAGTGTGACTTGAAAGCAGTTTCCCGGAAAACAG GTGGTTTCTCCCAGAGTATCCAGACAAGATAG